ATGACCAACTCCATTGCATGTTGATCTAATTCGAGGTTCCGAGTCACCACCCAATGCACACAACCGCTCACAAGAATTCCCATTTTTCGTGTGTAACAGAGCACATAAGGCATGTCTTCGAGTCGCTTCCACGCGTTGTTTCTTAGGCTAAAAACCCTCACCTCAGACACAAACGACAGgtaatccaatccaataaacTGAGAAATCCTCACCAGTTTATAATCATCGTGAACGGCGTCATATCCGAGACCATAAACCCTAGCTCCACATAAACACATATTCGAATCGCGCTTTCGATCCGATGGCAGCGATGGCAAGATTCTGTATTTCTTCGTCGACGGGTTCCAGAAAGCGATATCTTCAGCCACGTTACAGATGCACAGGAGGCCGTTGCAGGATCCCAGCACGCGAATCCGATTGCTGTAACACATCAGTGGATGATTGAGCTCGACGGCGTCGTTTAAAGAATCGAAATCGATGCAGTAGAGGTCGGAGTCCTTTCTGAGAATCAAACTGAGATGCGATTTGGACTCTGCCGATTGCGTGAGGTGGAGATCGACGAAGTATGAGCTGTCGATGAGCGACCGCCATGGTTTTGCAATCGACCGGAAACGGAGGAGGAGGCAGACGGGTAAACGAGAGAGTATGTCGACGATTACTTCCGGCGGGAGATCCGCCATAGCCTTGGATGCTTGGATTTGAAGCTGCGTGGTATCTACGGTGGATTTTGGAGTCTTCATCTCTGGAATTTGGTGGCAGGCTCTAGGGTTTCTCACCTTCAGTTTCCTTCACATTGGTCCTTGCAGTTGTTGTGGAAAGTCTGGGTGGAGTTGGTGCTATAGGAAATCTCGCGAGAGCACGCATCATTACAGATTTATCCTTTCGGATTACGGTTTGTTTGAATGGACGAACGAGGGTGATTCTGACTTTATCGTGAATGGCTAGTGGGGGCCACGCGATGTTATTATAAAGATGAAATTCCCATTAAAGTTcatttttttgtcaatattCCAATTAAACGTTAGCGTGGTCGTGGAGCAATTTTACCCTTTTTTATTGCCTTGAGAATAGACAGTCAAATTCATTCAGTATAAATCATTAAAATAATTGAACAAATCGCCGATATAAATAACAAATTACATATTCAggataaattatttatttatttaatgtctATAAATAATTGAACGATTTTGAattcgaataattttttgttgttgaaatgatcttcaaatgaaacCTAATAAATTCAACGATTAAGTTTCTGTTATTCAAAATTGGAGAATGAACTCATCACAAGAGAAAAAGCAAGTATTAtcctaaataaaataatttctttGACTCCACATGTTCACCATCAGCTTCAGCTCCTCGTTTTCTCATGGGAACCAATGTCCTCAAAATATCTATGGGCTATGGTTCACAATTTTTGCTATGAACAGAATATTGGGCCTACAAATATGCAGTGAAACGGGTCTGAGTAAATTCGTAAAGTAAAGACCATCCCTTTTTTAACCTAACCAAAATCAGTCTTCCCCGCCAACGCGTGCAACTTGCTTCCGTATTCTTACACCTCTACCCTTCTCCTGGCTCGACCGCTTCTTCCCCATCCGATTTCGACGAATTACATAATATTTTGTGATTGCCCACCAGCATAAGAACCGCCGGATATTTACGATTTCTGAGTCGAGCCTTCCGATCGGCATCCCATGAGAAACCGCCCCTGGCGAGTTACTCGGATTATTTGTTCTACTTTTAAGAGAAGGTAGGAGCTAGCTCAGCTAGGGTTTTCTATTTACACATTGTGTTTAGAGTTTAGGTTTACCGCTAAACAATAGAAAATTTTGCACAAGTATCATCTGAACTATTGCGCCTGTGGCGTTTAAATGTTTCTCAAACTTTCTGTCtctgtctgtctctctctcaAAGTCTGAAACAACAGACAACAACAGTCTTTGTACGACTGATGATAATATGATCATCTGAACCTACAACGGAATGCATACTAGAAAACAGAGAAGGAAGCTTCCCTAGTCACTCTTAGTTTCGAGCTTTTCGATTTACTCGACCTTTCCCTCACGGTGAACGAACAGATGAATCCAAAGTTCAACTCACGAGTGGAGATCGTGGCTAGAGGAAATGAAAGTGAGACGGAAACTTGAACAAGAGAAATGAAACAAATTGTTATTCCAAACAATGTTGTAGCTAAGAATTGTTCGGTGGGTGGGCTaagttaaaattattattttgaaatcaaaattttaatcatTTGTTGCGTATATGAAGCTATATAACTTAGAAAGTAATAATTTGAAGTAAGAAATTTATACTGCCACTTCGCTTGTAAGTAACAGGTCTTAAGGTTCAATTTTcgctaaaggcgaatttgaaccacattattgctagcccattatggatgaaagttttaatttattactaTTAAATTATAATATTGGTTAAAGTGATGAGTTTATTTAACATTTATTAGCTCTTATTTTCCTTAAAAGTAGCCTtaagattcaaaattttcatttgttaGATGGAATATGAcaattaaattcataaaataactcaaaaGATTAATATTTTGAAACTTAAAGATTCAAAACACTCCCTATGCTTAGCCTGGGAGCCTTGCACTTGGCTCCACTAGTGATTCCAAAATAAAACCAAATGCATATGGCCTCACATCAAGGATTGGTTGGTGCCCTACCTGGAGAAGAATCATTAAGGCCTTGCCATTATCTGGTTTACGTCACCTTAATTAACCATACCATAGTGATTGTCTTTGATTGAATTATTGCTCTAAGAATGGCAATTTTGTCGTCTCGATAGAAACCACAAAGTTGGATAGCTATAATGTGTGCTCCACAAGGCAATTATGggattttcttctttgtttgtgttttcattttcttcttatcCGTATCTTGACACACATACATTTTTGTAGTTCAAAACCCACCCTTGTACCATAAAAGATTATTTAAATCCCTAAATTTAGGATTACTCCACTCATTGTTCTACAAATCTCCATCTAGCGTCATCTAggggtttgaaaattaagaaatgatgtCTAAATTGGCCTAGGTGCCTGCCTAGACCTGCCTAAGTCGCAactctcacttagacaaaaaatagataactttcattttgcattttatttattGAACAAATTGTAGGAAACTTGTTTAATACTttgatgaacactcattatatatcgtatatacttGGATGAACATGTTCCCCATATTTTCAGATGTTCAAATACTTTATATAATTTAGATGTCAGTCAACTTTACAATTTATGTATCgtaatacaattatgtatttttttagtataatagacatttatttatatgttagataataaattaattaaaaataactgCCTAAACTCCTAAGCATTAGAAGGTTTATATCCATCATCCGACTAACGTTCAGCGTATTTTAAAATCTTAACTCCAGAATCGACCTCTAAATTATGATTATTATTTCAGGAGTAGATTACTTCCAAGGTTCAAGGTCCACCTTCTAGAGGTTGATATGAATTATTTTGCCATATGTCCCCATCAAATTATACTAATAATTCGATGTCCCGTGGTGTCTGTAAGCTTAATCTTCGGCGAGAAAATGAATTTGTGCCTGCCACATGTACAGACACATCATTCTGAGGTGgagaaaaaattataataatcaaATTAATTGTGATTAAGCTTCTCTATCCCTCCACCATTGAAATTCCGCAGTGTCTTCTTTGTTATTTGACATCGACATATCATGCCACATGTCACATGGTTTATAATACAATCATGGAGCTCCTACAATCATACATATGACGGTCTGGCTGGACCTTGCATTATTATCAAGTCCATGGTTGTGGCAATTTGCAGTCCTTTTCTGCACACGTGGCTTTGCTTCGTGGCCTCTTTGGCCCCCACTGGATTTGAACGACAGGTCATCTATTAGAAATTGTCATACTTTTCCATGTCTTGGATATAAATTTGCTAACTCTTAGTAAATAATTGGCATTTATTAGTAGCAAAATCCATTTTAATTACCAATATCAAAATGAAAAGCCATCTTAGAATGAAAGGCAAACTTGTCTACTACTACCGTGTTGTAGAGTGATGAGTCATCAATAAGTTTAAATACGATACATTGCGTGACTTCAAAATCGCACAAATATAATATTGATATAAACATAATTAGTAATTTTGATATAATTTTGATATATTGATGAGAAACTAAAGTGATATGTTATGTCAATCTCGAAAATCAATttagattataaaaaaaaaaaccaatttattaGTTATGACAACGGTTGCAAAATCAAATTAGTTAGCACACCAAAATGGAACATCACAAACGGAAAGGCAAAGTTGTATACTATTTTACATGTTAAATAATCAAACATTAGTATTAAAGAGTGTCTGTTAGTAATATAATTAATTGGTCTAATTAGATTATTAGTCTTTGTGGTGATTGGTAGTCATAAGATAGTCTAAGtagttaaaaaaattagaatttaagcTCCAGTGTTAAAGTATGTTAGGATTTAgcctcaaaaattgaaaatttcgtCAACTCTCTGTTAATTATTAGCACGTGAGTCGCACATAGGAGGACAAAACACAACTCTCTGTTAATTGTTAGCACGTGAGGCTTACATGTGAGACTAACTTTATATTTTTAGCTTCACGTGTGAGTCTTATATGTTAACAATTATGGAGAGTTGATGAAAATTTCAGTTTTAGGCTTAAATCCTAACAAGCTTCACTATAGGGGACTTAAATCCTAACTATTTTAGCCCATGACCATCTTCCAACTACTCTAACACCAAAGGgactattaatccaattaagcgtaattaattttatacttttaaatatatacataaaaaaaataagacaaactcaaaatttaaaagggaactttaatgaaaagctcccggtactgttcactttaacgaaaaaaccacatttttacactaaaaagtcaatcctggtactattcactttaccctttattttgtccttatcattaaaactcaaagttttcaagcctttttccaTTAGTTTCCTTATATTTAAAAGCATCCGGCACACTGTACTGGCGAATCAACCTTGCTTGTATACAAAAGCATGTATAAAAGCACCATTTCCTAACCAAGTCATTTCCTAAATCGATTCCAACATCAATAACATGGATCATCATCCAGTCTCCGACGACCCCAAAACTCCACTTCTCCCTCTCCACGATAAAATCCAACGGTCGCAGAGCTTCCATTCATCCTTGAAATCCCTTCTAACACTCAAGAACTTCTTCGTCCTCCTGGGACCTCTTCTGTGCACCATCATATGCCTCTGTGTGAAGCTAGATGGCCCGGTGGCCAGCCGGAACATGTTGGCGGTGCTGGTGTGGGTGTTTGCTTGGTGGGTCACGGAGGCCGTGCCCATGCCAATTACCTCCATGTCCCCACTCTTTCTCTTCCCTCTCTTTGGAATATCCTCTGCTGATGATGTTGCTCAATCTTACATGGATGATGTTATTGCCCTTGTTCTTGGAAGCTTTATATTGGCTCTTGCTGTTGAGCATTATAACATCCACAGAAGATTGGCCTTGAATGTGAGTTTCTCTAGCtactatgtttttttatttcataattcataattAACCCAGATTAAGAATAATGTTGCAtttatcacatttttcatattatatttgtatcatctctttGATAAAGGTAGGGTCATCCAATACATGTGGGTTATGCCTCTGTTAGAAAATGTGGTATAAATATTGTATGAAGAATGTGGTATGAGTAACATTTTTATTAGTGAATGGAATAACACTCTCAATGTGAGGTTTATGTTCTCAATACGCTCTCTTTGCGTGTACTATAccataaaagaaaatgatattcacacattcatttttatttcgcacacacttttgttaatttttatcaatgatcttcttcaatttattcaattcgatgaccaaatttttaaatagttatatgaaaagtaaaaaaataagtacGTAAATAGCATTACCCTAACATAAACTGCAAATATTTCGCAAAAATGAGGAGACTTAAAAGCTTTTTGTACATATTGTATAATGCTGTGTGAgctgtattatatatatattgagtaTTCATCTGAGGAAAAAACTCTTAGTACTACCTTTGTGCTTAAATTGTTATTTTAGTCCAAAGTCTAAACCGGACTCAGGCTTAATCAACTTAGTTAAAACGGTGTTTTTTTCTCTATATtactatttaaaattttatttttgtaattaaaattaatttagtgtTACTTTAAATTATGTTTGAAAATTTATTAGCACTATCATCTTTTTGCTTGTAAGTGAGAAATTGAAGTTTGACTTCCACAACTTTTTATCACctaagaaaactaataaaaattgtttgaaaattttgagttttaatcaaaaagacaaaaatgtattgtaagtgaatagtatcatgagtgactttttagagtaaaaatgtcatttttattaaagtaaacaatactagaaatgtttcgttaaaatttcgTTAAATTATCCGTAtagatttgtttgtttttggatgaaaataattCATAACACATGCTTTAAATTCCGTAGCTTCTCTTGAATAAGTATTAGTCATTATCATGGCATAAGATAATTATTAAGAATCTCAATTATTGTACTAAAATATTCCTCAATTATTTGAGTGAGTGTGGATCACTCACGTTTGCGGACCACCACAGATAACCATGCTCTTCTGCGGAGACCCGCTGAGTCCTCCCCTGCTCCTACTGGGAATATGCGCCACGACAGCATTCGTCTCCATGTGGATGCACAACGTGGCGGCAGCTGTGATAATGATGCCGGTGGCCACTGGGATCCTCCAGCGCTTTCCGGTGTGTCCGGACCAGTCCGTTGCCGAGAGCAAGTTCTGCAGGGCGGTGGTGCTGGGGGTGATATACTCCGCGGCCATAGGAGGGATGAGCACTCTCACTGGGACAGGTGTGAACTTGATATTGGTTGGGATGTGGAAGAGCTATTTTCCAGAGGCGAAGCCCATCAGCTTCAGCACCTGGTTCTTTCTAGGGTTCCCTCTGGCCTTGTTGATATTCTTGGCTTTGTGGGTTATACTTTGTTGCTTGTATTGCCCAAGGAATTCAGGCCAGGCTCTCTCTGCTTATCTGGACAAAGCTCACTTGAAGAGGGAGCTTGAAATGCTAGGTACAAGTCCATAATTagtctttcttcttctaattGAACTTTTTCggtttgttttcttgcatttgcgaacacataagaaattaaaatgtATGTGCGTCCCACATTACAGTCCAAGAACCATGACCTGTGATAAAACAAGAAATTAGATTAATTCGAGATTAGTTGAATTTTGATTCATTTTCTGTCTAATTATTTCAAATAAGTAAATATATCGTGATTTTATTTACAAGTCAGCTCATAAGTGTTGATGATATGACAGGTCCAATGGCTTTTGCTGAGAAGATGGTACTGGCTGTGTTTTCGGTACGTTGTCAATCCAATACTTAACTTTGCGGTGCAATTTTGGCGCTTCTCCTTTAGCTGCTTGCACTTTAAGCTAAATATTTTACCATTTTTCAATAAACCAAAAATTGTGTGTGTTAATCACTATCCAAGTATGACTAGAATATTTTTGTGCAGATGCTGATAGTTTTGTGGATGACAAGGAGCATAACAGATGATATTCCTGGGTGGGGATCCCTCTTCAATGGGCGTGCTGGTGATGGAACTGTCAGTGTGAGTATTTACCCttcaaaattcaagaacaaacgacctaattaaattggattaattaGGGTTTGGAGTTTAGGGAAGTGtaatttaattgaattaaagttggaATTGACAATATGTATATGTAGGTTATGATGGCAACTTTGCTGTTCATAATTCCAAACAAAAAGCAAGAGGGAGAGAAGTTGATGGACTGGAACAAATGCAAGAAGCTACCATGGAACATCATATTGTTACTAGGTGCTGGTTTTGCCATCGCCGACGGAGTCCGAACTAGCGGCCTTGCAGACATTTTATCTAAAGCCCTAGATTTCTTGGAGGCTGTCCCATATATGGCCATTGCGCCGGCTGTGTGTCTCATAAGTAGTACCATCACTGAGTTCACATCAAACAATGCCACCACCACTCTTGTTGTCCCTCTTTTGATTCAAATAGCCAAAAGCATGCATGTACATCCACTCCTCCTTATGATTCCAGGAGCCATTGGGGCACAGTTTTCTTTCTTGCTTCCGACCGGTACCCCTTCGAATATTGTAGGGTTTACCACTGGACACATTGAAATTCAAGACATGATTAAGACTGGATTGCCACTGAAGATTGCTGGAACTGTTGTGCTGTCCCTTCTGATGCCCACACTAGGTAACTTTATTTTTTGACCAATTTGCGTAAATTACTACTACATGATGTCGACAACATGTCAAAATCATTGTTGCTAAACAGTATGGACattttattgatatattttcAGGACATCGATAATAGCATCCGTTCTTTATTAACAAAAAACTTATGTTATTCGTATTCATTATAATTTTTGGCACTGCAGGAGCTTATGTATTTGGGACAAATGAACCTGCAGTTCAATGACTTTAGACAACAAGATGATACAAATATTCGCTCTTGGTAATTGGCAAAGAGGAGGTTTACGTGTATATACAGTCACATTGCAAGCGTACAGATAcatgagaaaaagaaaggaaagaaagcgACCAAAGGGCAACATATTACTTCTCTCTTCATTCCTTGTTTGGTAGAAAGCTTTGTGTGTATCTTGATTGCAGCCATATTATATTACATATGATAACTATGCTAGTTTGCCCGGAAATTCATTCGATTTGAGAAACCTGTCATTTCCTAGTTTGCATTTCTTGTCACGGGAGAAAAAAATAGTTAAAACTTGGCCAcatccaaaaaataaataaaactctcTATAGACATTGTCTTCCATTCACTAACCCCATTGACAtataaggcctcgtttggcagctcagaTTGTACTACATATTTATgccggataggataaatagtcaccggatagtactgactaaattagtcgggcgtttggtatagtatcggactaatgactgtattatttatactgtaaaaaaactaaaaacatctCTTTTGTTCCCATATCTCTCTGCCGCACCCCCCTAAACTCCCTCCCTCTttatcccttcttcttcttccccgtcTGCTCCCCTGAACTAAACCTCACCACAAAGGCAGCAACAAGAAATCCAGCAAAACCCAACTTTCAAATTCTCATCGTTTTTTTTCCCaatccttctctttttttttttagctacAAATCAGCCCAGTAAAAGTAGAATGGTTATGAAGGATATGACCCAAAGGAGGCAGATGGGTTCTTTAGCAAttgaaaatttataaaatcaattgcaaaaatttgagagaaaaacaACAATCAGATTCAATctgattgaagaaacaaaagttGGAAGAGAAATAGGAGGGTAgaacagagagagaagaagaaaaattgcaagaaaaataggAGGAGGGCGGAAcagggaggaggaagaagaatctTAGATTCAGAAGTGGAGGAAGAACCTTGGATTCAAAGGAGAGGGCAAGTGATGTGAGAGGAGTAGAGCAAGCGGCGAGAGGAACTCTCTCTAATTTGAAGCACTTTGCTTCTCCCATTCGATTTCGTTAGTCCATCGCGATTGTCCTCTTACGTTGTTCGCGGtgatcaaagaaggaggaggaggaggaggaggagttgCAGGAGGGCGGAACAGAGGAGGAGGAGTTGCAGGAGGGCGAAACAGAGGAGGACAAGAACTTGGGATTCAAATTAGAGGGCAAGCCATGCAGGatggagagatagagagaggcgTGTTTCTACCCGACTAAATAATACCGAGGTTTTGAGCGGTATAACTAAGTGGGTATCAGTCGGATAAAGGAGGTGGGATCGGATTATTTAATCCGGTGGTTATTTAATCCAAACGGACACCAAACACCGTACTCCGTATTATTAGTACTATCCGGTGTTTTATACGGCGTGCAAAACAGTGCCTAAGTATCTTATTGAAATACTAAATAAAGCAAATATATGGCTATTTTTTCTTCCTAAAATTACCGCACTTCTACCCAATATATAGATCGACGAGCAATGACAGAACTAGAAAATTTTCACTAGGTGGGCTAACTTAAAGTTTAAATCTTTATAAACAAAGAAACTTAACATTGTATTTTTCACAATATCCTTTAACTTAAGAAAATTTCACAAGGTGAGCCAAGAGTTTTCGTTATTAAACAAATACATGTTAAATTCAAACAAATCCAAATTTGTACATGTACAAGAAGTAATGAGAAAAatgatgtaaaaaaaaaaaaaaagagatggtTTGCAAactgtattatataattttatatgatTAAATCAAGAGAATTATGATTAGTGACTAAATATATGATGGGCTATATTcgaaatcaataaaaattacatgtaaagttttcattttttactgAAAGCTACCTGGGCTATAGCCCAAGGTAACCCTTAACATGGCTACACCATTGCCGACGAGGATTATATTATTGTTGACATAATTTTGGATAACATAATCGTCGTCGATGTGTTGTTTATATTACGAGTAATGCTACATTTATCATATTTGTATcctatttataatataaataggaCTCACCAACACATATGAGTCttatctttattaaaaaaattatacaaaatgtGATAAGAgtaatattttttgttatattattGATGTAATTTAATTcgattatttatatatttatagtaCGTTGATATATTGTGATaaaagatgtttttttttttgtcaaagtgaTAAAAGATGTTTGGTGTTTacagtttttgttgttgtataaaaatTGTTAGGAAAATAAGTGacaaaataataacacaaaACTAATATCGATGACTTTGTGTCACACCGAACACTACAGAATCGTGACTTTTGGCTTAATTTTTTAAGCAATAGACACGTAGGCTATGAAAGCGATTGACTCTCAGTTAATTTAGAGTCACGGGAATAAAATGTCTCATATACTCACGGACTGcatattaaaaaggaaaaattaatgaaaaatgtttgaaaattttggattttaataat
This genomic interval from Malus domestica chromosome 05, GDT2T_hap1 contains the following:
- the LOC103434429 gene encoding F-box protein CPR1-like — protein: MKTPKSTVDTTQLQIQASKAMADLPPEVIVDILSRLPVCLLLRFRSIAKPWRSLIDSSYFVDLHLTQSAESKSHLSLILRKDSDLYCIDFDSLNDAVELNHPLMCYSNRIRVLGSCNGLLCICNVAEDIAFWNPSTKKYRILPSLPSDRKRDSNMCLCGARVYGLGYDAVHDDYKLVRISQFIGLDYLSFVSEVRVFSLRNNAWKRLEDMPYVLCYTRKMGILVSGCVHWVVTRNLELDQHAMELVIAFDVTNETCGEVPMPQNMDRKCQIDVGYLGGCLCIVAKYEDKGVDVWTLKEYGVKESWSKLFTVSQTRRIKSVRPLVYSKNGSEVLFEQDHENLAWFDLKSQRVKSVKVRGLPDLFEAVVCMESLVSVHPCRREDKKKQEAAGDLKNKKRDDFLSQGFKLVL
- the LOC103434430 gene encoding tonoplast dicarboxylate transporter yields the protein MDHHPVSDDPKTPLLPLHDKIQRSQSFHSSLKSLLTLKNFFVLLGPLLCTIICLCVKLDGPVASRNMLAVLVWVFAWWVTEAVPMPITSMSPLFLFPLFGISSADDVAQSYMDDVIALVLGSFILALAVEHYNIHRRLALNITMLFCGDPLSPPLLLLGICATTAFVSMWMHNVAAAVIMMPVATGILQRFPVCPDQSVAESKFCRAVVLGVIYSAAIGGMSTLTGTGVNLILVGMWKSYFPEAKPISFSTWFFLGFPLALLIFLALWVILCCLYCPRNSGQALSAYLDKAHLKRELEMLGPMAFAEKMVLAVFSMLIVLWMTRSITDDIPGWGSLFNGRAGDGTVSVMMATLLFIIPNKKQEGEKLMDWNKCKKLPWNIILLLGAGFAIADGVRTSGLADILSKALDFLEAVPYMAIAPAVCLISSTITEFTSNNATTTLVVPLLIQIAKSMHVHPLLLMIPGAIGAQFSFLLPTGTPSNIVGFTTGHIEIQDMIKTGLPLKIAGTVVLSLLMPTLGAYVFGTNEPAVQ